The DNA window TGAAAGACCTGGCGCGAGGTGCGGCTCACGAATAACCTAACTGTAGTACTCCATCTTGTCATGAACGACCACCAACGAGTTGAAATCCTCGATTTTGGGACGCGACACAGTGACCGGTTCCCGCACATGTTCGTAATTTACGTTGGTCCGTCTTATCACGGCTCCTTGTTCTTTGTGGCGCGTATAACCCTCCGTGTGGATGATCGTGTTGTTCGTGACAATCCTCATTTTGCCCACCTCCTTGGCACTGGATAACTGTCTTGATCTGTATTTTACAGCAACCGGACCACCTGTAAAGATATCTATAACCTCGTCCAGTATAAGTGATAGCAGTGATAGCTTGGAAGTAAAAATCTATACAGGCTTAACGGCGGGAATTGTTAGCCCAAGACGAGCGTCTACGCTCCCGATATTCAGCATAGTTGGTTACCCTATTTTCCCTAGTGCTTGATCTACTCTCTAGATTGACTCTCTAGCTACCGTTTGCCTCAAACAAAAATCCTGTTACGGTTAGGAGGGCCGCGTCGCCCTCCGTGATGCGCGTATCCTTGTCCGCCCACAGAATACGCGCTGGGGTGCAGGTACCATCGGAGTAAAAGTAAACGATCTCTGGCTCCAGACGCCATTCGTCCCCCTCCAGAGGGTGACGGATCTCCAGCGGTTTCCACTCCAGAGTGTATTTGGTGGGATCGAACTGGTCTTCTACTCGGGAGAGGGTCTCCACAAGAATATGCCCTCTGTCCGTCCTTTCGGCAACCTCCATCCGCAGCCTCACTCTGTGCCCGTCCAGGACTAAGTCAGTGATCTCCATGATGGTTTGTTGCAGGACACGAAGAGGAGGGTCATAGAAAAAAAAACGTTTAGGGAGCGCCATAGCGGCCATCATCGCTATGATCCCCACCACGAGCATGACCTCAATCAAAGTAAAGCCTGACCGAACGGACAGGCTTTTATACAGACCTCTATGCCGGGTCGTGGTTGGTGATATCCGCATCCCAGCCTTCCCCGCCCTCCTCGCTGTCGCGAGCCGTCGAGAGGACATCGTAGGCGCCCCGTTCGCCCGGACAGCGATAAATGAAGGGATTCCCCCAGGGGTCATCGGGAATACTCTTCATATAGGGTTCGGGTGGATATCTTTTGGGGACGGGGGCGATGGTGGGCTTCCTGATCAAGGAGTCGAGGCCCTGCTGGGTTGTCGGATAAACGCCATTATGCAGACGGTACATCTCCAGAGACGAGACGATGCTTTCGATCTGGGTTTTCGTGGTTGTGCGCCGGGCCTCTTCCATGCGGGCCAAGACGTTAGGGGTGACGACCGCCGCCAACAGCCCCATGATAACCACCACCACCATGATTTCAATCAACGTGAAACCTTTGCGTTTTTCGAGCTTCCAATTTTTTTCTTCTTGTTTTTCCTTTTTCGATACGACCATAGAATGCAATCTCCTTTCGCTTATTTCGCTTATTTCGCTTATTTCGCTTATTTCGCTTATTTTATTTTTCAATCCGAAGTTTTAAAGTTTATCCGATATTGGTGTTGTTATCAATGAATCAACGAATCAACGAACCAACGCTCGACGTCATTCCGACGAGCCAGAAACAGCACGTTGTCCAGAGTACTGTCTTTGTATTTTTTGTATTTCCTGTTGCTTTATTATCCGTCATTCCAAACCTCCGAGACGACAAATTCAAGATACTCGACCATTATTTGACCATGCTGGAGAGGTCGAAGATGGGCAGCAAAATCGCTACCACTATAAAACCCACTGATATACCCAGCGTTAACACCATCGCCGGTTCCATCAGCGTCGCGATGCGCTCCATTTGACTCTGAGCGATTTCCCAGTTGTTCTGCCCCACGTTACTCAAGGCCTCAACCAGGTCGCCTCCCATTTCCCCCACGCGAATCACATACACGACCTCCTCGGGAAAACCCGTTTTTTCCAGCGCCTTATCAAAACGATGCCCCGCTTTGACCAAGTCAGCGATGTCCAGCCATCGCTGTGGTTTGGCATCCATGGATGAAGCCATCCGTAAACCCTGTACTAGGGGAATCCCCGATTTCAAGAGCGTGGCGAGGTGCGTCATGATCAGAGAAATCATCAACCGCTCGCGGAGACCACTCATGAAAGGAACGTGGAACTTCTTGCCGCGGCGCTTCATGATCAGCCAAAAGACAAAGAGGGCGATCAAGATAGGCAACCCGAAGGTATTGACGAAGTCCGCCAGCGTGAGTAGGATCCGCGTGGGTAACGGCAGGGCTTTGCCCATATCCGAGAACAGTACCGAGATCTTCGGAACCACATAGCTCAAAAGAAAGCTGACAACCCCGACGCCCACTACAATCATGACGATGGGATAGGTCATGGCGCTTTTGATTTTGCGCTGTAAGGTCTCCTCCATCCGAAACTGTTCGGCGGTCTGCTCCAGGACCGCGATCAGGGAGCCGCTCTGCTCACCCGACTCCACCACGCGCCATAGGGTCTCCCGGAAAGCTCCACTCTCGGCCAAGGCGACGTGGAACTTTTTCCCGCCCTCCACAGCGCTGAGCAACGCGCCAAAGGCCGCGCTGACCCGTTTGTCACGGCTCTGCTTGCCCAGGATTTTCAAAGAATCGGCTAAGGGCAGGCCAGACCTCAGGTACGACGCCAAGGAACGGCAAAACAAAATATGAGATTCTAGAGGCATCAACTTGGCTTTTTGTCGAGCGACCTTCTCCTCAGCTTGAGAGATGTCGACAACCACAACACCCCGCTCCGTTAGGCGCTCCACAGCTTGAATAGAGGAGGAAGCCTCCAGGATACCCTTCGTCTGTTTTCCCTTGCCGTCATAACCTGAGTAATTGAAATGCGGCATCCCCTCAAACCCCTTTTATTTTTATTATTTTTTATTCTTTTTTATTCTTCTCCTGCCACTCGTGTCAGCTCCTCTGGGGAAGTCTTTCCGCTGCTCACCGCGTCAAGGCCGATCTCCCAAAGGGTTTTGAAATTTCGTCCCCGGGCTATATCTCGCAACTTGGAGGCTGGAACTCCCGCGGAAACCGCCTCTTGGATTTCTTCATTGAGCACGAACTGTTCGTAGAGGCCCAAACGA is part of the Synergistaceae bacterium genome and encodes:
- the gspG gene encoding type II secretion system major pseudopilin GspG; amino-acid sequence: MVVSKKEKQEEKNWKLEKRKGFTLIEIMVVVVIMGLLAAVVTPNVLARMEEARRTTTKTQIESIVSSLEMYRLHNGVYPTTQQGLDSLIRKPTIAPVPKRYPPEPYMKSIPDDPWGNPFIYRCPGERGAYDVLSTARDSEEGGEGWDADITNHDPA
- a CDS encoding type II secretion system F family protein; the encoded protein is MPHFNYSGYDGKGKQTKGILEASSSIQAVERLTERGVVVVDISQAEEKVARQKAKLMPLESHILFCRSLASYLRSGLPLADSLKILGKQSRDKRVSAAFGALLSAVEGGKKFHVALAESGAFRETLWRVVESGEQSGSLIAVLEQTAEQFRMEETLQRKIKSAMTYPIVMIVVGVGVVSFLLSYVVPKISVLFSDMGKALPLPTRILLTLADFVNTFGLPILIALFVFWLIMKRRGKKFHVPFMSGLRERLMISLIMTHLATLLKSGIPLVQGLRMASSMDAKPQRWLDIADLVKAGHRFDKALEKTGFPEEVVYVIRVGEMGGDLVEALSNVGQNNWEIAQSQMERIATLMEPAMVLTLGISVGFIVVAILLPIFDLSSMVK
- a CDS encoding prepilin-type N-terminal cleavage/methylation domain-containing protein, with protein sequence MRISPTTTRHRGLYKSLSVRSGFTLIEVMLVVGIIAMMAAMALPKRFFFYDPPLRVLQQTIMEITDLVLDGHRVRLRMEVAERTDRGHILVETLSRVEDQFDPTKYTLEWKPLEIRHPLEGDEWRLEPEIVYFYSDGTCTPARILWADKDTRITEGDAALLTVTGFLFEANGS